In the Anoplopoma fimbria isolate UVic2021 breed Golden Eagle Sablefish chromosome 7, Afim_UVic_2022, whole genome shotgun sequence genome, one interval contains:
- the LOC129093385 gene encoding uncharacterized protein LOC129093385, producing MIFWILLLFILTSSFSGSFVVNVTQSSYQAEENHNITLEWTFTTNTQHSTNVFSTLCQLFTDVRHSVLFHILDGVEVPESQDEQFAGRVQWDKDVLREGRLRLHVSRLRTADSGLYLCDVLTRDGKNSRQCHLSVTAERDRPEPETQSATNLTRDPSQPESRGRIVLYCVLGLTAAVLVLLTLALYIVNKISPRQNQTNSIPNEAVLLSLSVFAH from the exons ATGATCTTCTggatcctgctgctcttcatcctgacctcctctttctctg GATCATTTGTAGTGAATGTGACACAGAGCTCCTATCAGGCAGAGGAGAACCACAACATCACACTGGAATGGACGTTCACCACCAACACTCAACACtccacaaatgtattttctaccCTCTGTCAACTGTTCACTGATGTCAGACACTCAGTCCTGTTTCACATACTTGATGGTGTGGAGGTTCCAGAGTCTCAGGATGAACAGTTTGCAGGACGAGTCCAGTGGGACAAAGACGTCCTCAGAGAAGGACGACTCAGACTTCATGTGTCCAGACTCAGGACTGCTGACTCGGGTCTGTACCTGTGTGACGTGCTCACAAGAGATGGGAAGAACTCTAGACAATGTCACCTCAGTGTCACTG cagagagggatcGGCCTGAACCTGAGACACAAAGCGCAACAAATCTGACAAGAGATCCTTCACAACCAGAGAGTCGGGGAAGGATCGTCCTCTACTGTGTACTgggactgacagcagctgtacTGGTTTTGTTAACACTTGCTCTCTACATTGTAAACAAGATTTCTCCTCggcaaaaccaaacaaacagcatcccAAACGAGGCTGTGTTGTTAAGCCTTTCAGTGTTCGCACATTAA